A segment of the Bdellovibrio bacteriovorus genome:
CTGAATCCAGACTTACCAGAGCACCGCTGACCTGTTGAATACCCAGTCGCTGTTCTTCGCTCGAAGAGGCGATGTCCTGATTGTAGGAAGATACTTTTTCGATGTCTTTGTGGATGCGTTTTAAGACGTCCTGGCTTTGGCCTGCTTTGGAAACCCCGTCCTCGATATAGCTTGCACTTTGTGAAATCAGTTCAGAAATCTCTTTGGCGGATACGGAACTTCTTTGAGCCAATGATCGAACGGCCTCTGCCACGACCGCAAATCCACGACCGGCTTCCCCAGCGCGTGCGGCTTCAACGGCTGCATTCAGCGCCAACAGATTGGTCTGGAAGGAAATGTCTTCAATGATATTGATGATATCCTGCATTTTTCTGGAGCTGTCGCTGATTTTACCCATGGAGCTCATAAGCTGCTCAATGGCGCCGGCCCCGTCTTCGGCAGAATTTTTAGAGTCTTCAGAGGCGACTTTGGCCTGCAGGGCGCGCTCGTTACTGATTTTGACGATAGCTTCGATCTCGCTCATCGAGGCGGTGCTGGCTTCTAGCATGGAAGAGGTTTTGCTGGCACCGGTTTGAACTGAACTGCTGGTTTCGGCCAGATGGCTTGCAGCTTTATGAACCTCGTTGGAGTTGTCGGCCAGGGCATCGCAGATTTCTTTGACTGTTTTCGCGATAGAAGATGATGCCATGAACGAGACGAGCCCTGCCAAAATAATTGAGATGGCGGCAAAGATGGTCACCCAAAAGCGTGCCTGGTTTTCGGCTTCGGTGGCGTCGTGCGCGGACTCATCTGCGTACTGTACCTGATAGGTTGTTTCACTAAGCAGAGGGTCATAGACTTTTTGTGCCTTTGTTGAACAGACTTCGCGAATCAAAGATACGAT
Coding sequences within it:
- a CDS encoding methyl-accepting chemotaxis protein, with translation MKAKLTVMGLSVALLSATSGALGFYFLNKVSAEYSTVAQENLPSLKELAGLRATIRELRIHVRSIGLAGNTQEDVDRYVEKSKEQVALFEKYIQAYESLDKAAKDRDSYKQFIAGWNEFKEFGSEVIALSAHYKQNEDKIVSLIREVCSTKAQKVYDPLLSETTYQVQYADESAHDATEAENQARFWVTIFAAISIILAGLVSFMASSSIAKTVKEICDALADNSNEVHKAASHLAETSSSVQTGASKTSSMLEASTASMSEIEAIVKISNERALQAKVASEDSKNSAEDGAGAIEQLMSSMGKISDSSRKMQDIINIIEDISFQTNLLALNAAVEAARAGEAGRGFAVVAEAVRSLAQRSSVSAKEISELISQSASYIEDGVSKAGQSQDVLKRIHKDIEKVSSYNQDIASSSEEQRLGIQQVSGALVSLDSASQSNSRASEEVSSIARELSEKTEAVDTLISNLRGLIEGRKAA